The Limanda limanda chromosome 13, fLimLim1.1, whole genome shotgun sequence genome has a window encoding:
- the basp1 gene encoding brain acid soluble protein 1 homolog, with translation MGGKLSKKKKGFNVTDDKAKDKEATAEGASVEESEAPKDNKDEAPAATDAKEVANDTAAKEAPAADTAAAKDEEKNAAPVAKEPEKPAANAEPKTEAPKSAEPAKAEEKPAAPAPAKESAPAPKEPEAKAAAPAPAAESKDEADAKKTEAPAAPAAKAQTAPAASPDPKPTEAAAAAAPAPAKEAAAAPSSTAAAEPPAKEANATEAPSKDQTVAVQD, from the coding sequence ATGGGAGGCAAGCTCAGCAAAAAGAAGAAGGGGTTCAACGTCACTGACGACAAGGCCAAAGACAAAGAGGCCACAGCCGAGGGGGCCTCTGTCGAGGAGAGCGAAGCTCCGAAAGACAACAAAGATGAGGCCCCGGCTGCCACCGACGCTAAGGAAGTAGCGAATGACACAGCGGCCAAGGAGGCGCCGGCAGCAGACACCGCAGCGGCCAAAGACGAGGAAAAGAACGCAGCTCCCGTCGCAAAGGAGCCCGAGAAACCTGCTGCCAACGCTGAGCCCAAAACAGAGGCGCCGAAGAGCGCGGAGCCCGCCAAGGCCGAGGAGAAACCAGCCGCTCCCGCCCCGGCCAAAGAATCGGCCCCTGCCCCCAAGGAGCCTGAGGCCAAGGCCGCGGCTCCAGCCCCGGCGGCCGAGAGCAAAGATGAGGCCGACGCCAAAAAGACTGAGGCCCCAGCGGCACCAGCAGCCAAAGCCCAGACGGCCCCCGCGGCCTCCCCTGACCCCAAGCCCAcagaggcggcggcggcggcggctcccGCACCGGCAAAGGAGGCGGCGGCTGCACCGAGTTCAACAGCAGCCGCCGAACCTCCGGCCAAGGAGGCCAACGCCACAGAGGCGCCGAGCAAGGATCAAACCGTAGCAGTTCAAGATTAA